The Magnolia sinica isolate HGM2019 chromosome 3, MsV1, whole genome shotgun sequence genome includes the window atttttagggcccatcgtgatgtttatttgccatccaacctattcataaagttaaatagacctagatgaagataaaacacaaatatcagcatcgtccaaaacttccgtggcccccaagaaattttcaacggtaatatTTTAATCCCCATTttttagtccacttgagccttggatctgtctcatttttggtcttgtggcctaaaatgatactaaaatgtgtatggacggtgtggataagactcatacatcacggtggccactcaaagctcctgcgcgttcccagctggagacgggcgcgcaagacgcaatccgcgtccggtaaaTAGGCTCTTTCTGTGAATTTGCTAAAAGATAGCGATGTTTTggttattttttacatggatatGTCCACATAGAGCATTATCCACTTCAAACGGACGCGTCTCTTCCAAAAtggcttcttcttcatcatccctGCTTCTTCCCTTAGGTAAGCATTGCAGGCTTAAGCTGCGCACCTACGGGCGCAGGTTAAGCATATTGCGTATCCATGCGCATTTTAACATTTATCACTTCTTGGATGTTGTTGAATTACAGAGTGGATATCATGTAAgcgagatttttttttgaaaaaaaaaaataataattttgttttttgtttattatttctcATTTCACAAAAAAGGGCTCAAATGCGAATCCAGAAATATTTTTGGGTGTTTTGGGAGATTACTGGGCATTTTCTGCTGGAATCGTTTTATTAATTTTCAATCACCCCACTGATAAATACACCCACTACAGATTTGCATTGATATCTTACTAAAAGTAGAAAAAGGGGTCTGTTCATCAGTTTGGATGTCAATGTCAATTCCCTACAAAGTTCAATAACTAACTGCTGGCAGAATTTTTGGAAAGTGCATTCTGTTGTTTTTCATGACTGTGTTTGGGTGCTcaactgaattgaattgcaataattctaTTGAGCGAAGTGGAAGTGATGAATTTGGAGCTTGCATTTAAGACTTTTCTAGCTCCTGAATTGCAGTTAAGATTGTTTGAGGCCTCGTATTGAAACTCATGGGATTTCAATTTGAGGTTTAGTTGGCATGATGAATCGAAATGGTGCCGCCCCCAATTTGGGTCAATGCTTTTATATTGAATTGGGTAATTTGAATTCGGTTTGACGgagcatccaaacaggccatgAGGAATGTCAGCTTTCTTTATTTGTCTCAATCAATGCCTGAAAGACTCACCCATCAACTTGGAGCCAGTCGAGTTGGCTTGGTGGATATGGGCTCCTGCTTATAAACTCTGATGTTTAAAAAGTAGGCCTTGTTTCACAATCAATCAACCTGCCAATTTGAGCAATTTACTTAATAGTCATGAGACCAATTCCGTGCTCGAATTAGAGTTTTTGAACTCGATCCTGTTTCAATCTGTTGGTTGACTTTGATCGATCTAAAAGATGAATTCATCAAACTTCCTTTGAAACAATCCATCTCAATTGGATTCAACCACTGTTTTCTAACCATTTAGCATGCATTTTTTGTAGGTTCCATCTTTGTCAAAAGTACATCTCCCAACCATTGTATACTACCGGTTCATAAAAACCAAAGTCCAGTAGTGCGATGCTCAGCTTCCGAACAAGGAGCTAGAGTTGTGAGCACAACAAAGTACAATGAGGATGTCACTCTTACCAATCGACGGTCTGCAATTGGCTTAATTTTCGCAATGTGGGGTCTTGATGTAGCAATCCCATTTGATGCCAAGGGAGCTGGCTTGCCCCCAGAGGAAAAGCCAAAACTATGTGATAATGAATGTGAGAAGGAGCTTGAAAATGTATGGTGAGATTACATAACCCTAcatcttcttttttccttgttgATTAAAATTATTACTTGTGCAGATAGAAGATACAATAAGCATTGCTGTAGAATTTCTCACAGATAATGACCCTTGCAATGCTATATTTGCATTATTTGATTTCCATTTTCTTAGCAGTGGTCTCATACTTTCTTGTTTATGCATATGGATAGATTGTGTGATTGTCGATAATATCTATGCTCCTTCTATATTATTTTCTTCCCAATTGCCAAATCCAAGAAgactaaggggttgtttggattccTAGAAATCGCAAGGGATGTTAAGATCCTTGTTACTGAACTTTTAGAACAAAGATTTCTGGGAAGTCAGATTAATTTGTTTGTACGATAACTTGAGAGCTGCATGAAACCAGAGATTTTGCATTTGAATGTCGATCACCACCCAAATCTAACAGAAGATTGATTCTCGCATGTGTGAGTTGCGGCACACGTGTACAATATTGAAGAATAGTCCATGACTCACAATTCTTGTGTGGGATACTACTAACCATCCATTAGCAGCCTAAATATCTAGGATGTTCGTTACGTGTGAAGCATTTTTTGTTGGACTATTGGTCATTTTTTTCCGAATGTCCCCCCCTTTTTTATAATGTCcacactgtggcccacttgatgatgatCTCACAAGCCATTTGCAGCTAATTATATCTTCAAAATCATCCATTTATAGTTGGGCCCATGCCCAAAACCAGGCCCATTACATGAGCATCCTGTGAGCAGTGCCTAATGCTATTGTCGTAGGTTACTAGGTGGGTCCAAATCCTCCAATGACTTGGGGGTACGATAAGTGGATCTGGGCCTCACATCTGGCCCATGTAGACCAAGGCCTGCATGGCCCGGTGCAAGCCCAACTACCAAGCCCAAGCAAAGAGATTTTCTTCAACCTCTAGCTCCTTTCCTCACTCAAGAAAAATGTGAAGAGGGCTTGTCTCGTGCAAGAGATCACCACAAGTGGAAGTAGAGTTTTGCATAAGTATGCATCACAACCCACACTAGGGCCCAACTTACTGATTGTCAGCGAATTTGGCTTCACTCAGGCAGAAACTTCCCATCAGAAAAAGACATCCAAATGCATGAAGTCAGGAGTCTAGGTGGAATTCTAGTAATGGGACCCCAGATTCTGAGCATCCAAACGATCCGTAAATGTGTGAGGATGGCAATTTGCTTTTGGAGTTTGTTAAGGTTAACATTAACTGAGAGCTGGATAATTGGGGAAAGTTTTAGAACCATGTACATATGTTTATATATGTGTTCGAAGTATTGATATCGAGGTAAGTTTCACTGGCCAGGGatatgaaaacaatattgatatcattGATAATACAATCAATAACTGAAATGCGGGGAAACAatggagaaacatggggaaaaaggtggaatttttcagtgaaacttcaggagatttcaaaatacacatatttgcatatttaggaataaaaaaaatagcaaaaagaatgcatatataataagttttcatttaatgggggcctaaaggcATGTGTCGTCGTAAAAAACTagcccaaccatcccatccatccaatctatccattgatgcaggacaattaaccacttgctctaaaagctcgaaccgttagagcatggcaaattaatccctttatctcatagcccaggccccacatcttatgggttaggacctcgtccgaacccccctcgtgggccccagaTCACATAGGTActacctcacatgggccacccaccccgagtgtgtccccgcatcccacaggctaccccactcgagcccggtgtgaaatgcgcattaattacccccggtgaggagtctcgaacacaagacctccccgtgggccccgcccaccccgagtgtatccctgcatcccacaggcgaccccactcaagcccggtgtgaaaatgtccctgcattaatcacccctagtgaggagtctcgaatatgaaacctcccgctctaataccaatttgatgcaagacaattaaccataTGCTCTGAAAGTtcgaactattagagcatggcaaattaatccctttatctcatagcccaggccccacatctcatgggttaagacctcggccgaacccacctcgtgggccccaaatcacatgggtaccgcctcacacgggccgcccaccccgagtgtgtccccgcatcccaccgGCTACCCTACTCAAGCTCGGTGTAAAATGcttattaatcacccccggtgaggagttttgaatatgagacctcccccgtgggccttgcccaccccgagtgtgcccctgcatcccacaggcgaccccactcgagcccggtgtgaaaatgcccctgcattatccaTCTAGTTGTCCCATCTGTCCATCTAACCttctatccaaacatccatcgatatttacAACATATGATGTTTTGCCTAGAAATCATCGAAAACTAGAAAGGAAATGAAACATTGTGGTCTTGAATTCCCCCACGTTGCAATAACAATAATATCGCGAGATGATCGATAATATTGTCAACAATTTGAACACAGCATACAACCTtgcacccaaaaaaaataaattgaaatgaaCTTTTTTTAATACACGGatttttggcaatatcgatacgttagcaatattatcgaaatatcatcaATACACTGACGATACAAGCGACACCCGGAATTTACACagctgaaaatattggcgatatcaatacattggtgatacaagcgacacctggaatttacatggtcgaaaatagtggtgatacattggcgatgcTTAGTGATACATTGCCAATACCCGGAATTTATGagactaccagtgttattggtatcagtATCACCGAGCGGGAGGTAcaaataatatcggggatacttcaAACAATGGTTTATATGGCCTTTGGAAAGAGCATTGCTCTCAATTAGACATTTATATAGTCTACGTTTTGGCTTTTCTCCTTCTGTATGAGCATTGTGATCTTCACTGCCCAGTATAAATCTGCACTGCTTCCATTATCAAGTAGTTGTGTTTATTTTGTTCTCACTGTACACCAACTGGAAGATATTGTCCTAGAGTTACTTGTAACAGGAAGCCCACTTtttagatcttctttattttccacTGGTACATCAAATTTGAAATAATGAACTCTCAAATGTTCGTAATTTATGTAGTTTGTGTTCCAGTCAAGGTTTAAAATCAAAACTCGACTAATGGTTGGCTGGGTACTAATTGATTGATACTGGTTGACTCGAAACTTGGCTGGGTAGTAATTGATTGAGTTTGAACCTAAATAGGTTTCATTGTCGTCATGAGTGCTATCTGACTCAAATCTCAGCTGGATACTAAACAGTCGAAGTGGAGTTTGAAATGGTTATGttcttatttgaatttttttagtttcaagtacttgattgattttttCAGCTTTTGTAAAATATGAGCTACCCTCCTTAATCTGACCAAATTCTTGATCAAGTCAAATCAAGCTAATGAGTTTTTGAGTAGTTGGTCAAGTTTTTAAAATCTCCTTAACAATAGGGTTACAAAATTTCTCCTTTTAACCTTTGTTACTTTTTTTAGATAATTTAACATTTGTTACTAAGTTCTGGTGATTTGTGCTAGATGGACTAGTGAAACATGGTGTTGATCTTTTAAGTTCTTATAAATTGAAGTACGTGAAATTATAGTAAAGTAATGAAGGCTTCTAGAATACCGATTAAAAAAGTGGGTTTCTAGAAATCTTGTAACCTGTACCAGTGAAGTTCATGAATATAACCTAGATTTACATTTGGACAACATTGATTGATGCCTTTTTATCGATATAACTGATTGGAGTGTTTCTTCTGAATGTAGGTACCTATGATAACTACAGAGTCCGGACTGCAGTACAAGGATATTAAAATAGGCCAAGGTCCTAGTCCGCCGGTTGGTTTTCAGGTATGGCTTTTTACCCCTTATTCAGTTGTTTATTGGTGGTAAATGCTAACCAAAATAGAAATCATGATGGGTGACCTATGGTCATGTTTCCTTGTCCTTTTGAATGAAGCCACTAGTTTCATTGGTGCTAGTTCATGTGTAATGTTCTATTATAAGCTATACACATTTTTTCACACCTCATGGTATCGTAATATGCCGATGAGTGTGGGCATGAGCTTgaatgtgtgtgcgtgcgtgtttCCAAGCGCATGTGTTTGAGTGCCTACGCTATTATAAAAGGAATTTCTCGTTGTCCTATACAGTTGCCTTGCCTTTCTTGTACCCTTTACCACACCCAAGTGTATG containing:
- the LOC131240155 gene encoding peptidyl-prolyl cis-trans isomerase FKBP16-3, chloroplastic isoform X1, with translation MFWLFFTWICPHRALSTSNGRVSSKMASSSSSLLLPLGSIFVKSTSPNHCILPVHKNQSPVVRCSASEQGARVVSTTKYNEDVTLTNRRSAIGLIFAMWGLDVAIPFDAKGAGLPPEEKPKLCDNECEKELENVPMITTESGLQYKDIKIGQGPSPPVGFQVAANYVAMVPSGQVFDSSLEKGQPYIFRVGSGQVIKGLDEGILSMKIGGKRRIYIPGSLAFPKGLNSAPGRPRVAPNSPVIFDVSLEYIPGLESDEE